The sequence CTCACGGCGCCTCGGTCGGGCTCGCGGAGTTCTGCGGGTCACGCACCGCGCGCTGGATGATGTCCTTCGAGTTGTCATTGTCATCCCAGCCATTGCCGGCCGTCTCGTCCGCGCCGCCCGCGCCCATGCTCGTCGCGGTGGAGGAGGCGCGCGCCTTGCGCTCCAGGCTGCCTCCCGCGGCCGGGTGGGCCGGAGCCGCGGTGCCCTCCGGCTGGTTGGCGGCGCCCCAGCCCACCTTGTCCACCGTGTTGGGGTCGTTGAGGTTCTTCGAGTCCAGGTTCGGGCCGATGCGGACGTGGCCGCCACCCGTCGACGTGGTCGACGCGGACATGTCGATGGTGTGGGTCAGGTCCTTCGCCACGCTGCCCGTGTAGCCGGCGTTCGCGATGAGCAGGTAGCCGTGGGCCTTGATGCGCGTGCCGTCCGGGAAGTCGAAGTTGCCCGAGTAGTTCGTCGTGCCCGTCGCGCTCTTGTACTGGAGCTTCCAGCCGGTCAGGTCGACGTCCGCCGCAGTGGGGTTGTAGAGCTCGACGTACTCGTCCGTGTTCGTCGTGGGCGAAGACGTCGGGCCGCGCGCGGAGATTTCGCTGATGACCACATGGCCGATGACGGGGCGCTCGGACACGGTGATGTTGGCGCTCTTCGTCACGCCCTCATAGGTCGCATCCAGCCGTCCGGTCGCCGCGGCGGTGCCCGGCGTGAACTGCACCGTGGCGCTCGTCTGCCCCTCGGCGATGGTCACCGAGGAAGCGGCCAGGGTGCCCAGGCCCTCGGCCGGCACCAGCGCCACGTTGACGGTGATGCCACCCGCCGGAGCCTTGCGGTCCAGCGCCACGGTGAAGTCCTGCGTCGAGCCGAAGTACACCGTCACCGTGGCCGGGGACACCACGCTGAGCTTCGGCGGCGGCGGCGTCACCGTGACGGGCGTGGAGCGGTTGATGCCGGACAGGGACGCGGACACCGTGCCCACACCCTCGCCCTGTGCATCCGCGGTGAAGGTGAAGGTGGCCTCCGTCGTGTTCGCCGCCACCGTCACCGTCGCGGGCACGGCGCCGAAGCGCGTCACGTTCGCCCCCGGCGTGGCCGCCAGCGTCACGCTCACATCCGCCGTGGGAGCCCGGTCCAGCGTCACGCGGAACTCCTGCGTGCCGCCCGCCGGCACCGTCACGCCCGAGGACGGCACCAGCGACACCAGGCGCGGCGCATCCTGGTCCAGCGTCACCGTGGTGCTCGCCGAGCTGCTGCCCAGCGTCGCCGTCACCGCGCCCGTGGTGCCCGTCGCACCCTCGTCCGCGGTGAAGGTGAAGGACGCGCTCGTGGCGTCCGCCGGCACCGCCAGCGTCGCGTTCGCCGGGACGACGGAGCCGAAGCCCGTCGCCGGGTCCAGGCTGAGCGCCACCGTGGTGTTGGCGGGCGCCGGCCGGTCCAGCTCCACCGTCAGCGTCACCGTGCCGCCCGGCACCATCGTCGTCGTGGCGGGGTTGATGCGGCTCACGTTCGGCTGCTCGTTCTGCCCCAGCACGCGCACCGTGTGCTGCACGCTGGAGTCACCCAGCGTCGCCGTGAGCGTGACGGCGGCGGCCTGGGCCAGCGGGTTCAGCTTCACCGTCGCGGTCGTCTGGCCCGCGGGGATGACCACGCTGTCATTCACCACGCCCAGCGCCGAGGCGTTGTCGGAGGTGACCGCCACGGTGACGGCCTCGGGGTAGGCGGAGGCCATCGTCACGGTGAGCGCCGTCGGGAAGGTGTTCCCGGTGCTGGAGCCCACGCGGATGAAACCGCCACCGGTGAGGCTCGTCAGCGCGGGCAGCGGCGGCAGCGGGACGCGCATGTCGCTCGCGCCGCGCGGCAGCAGGCGGTACTCGGCGAAGCTGAAGGTCAGCACGCCGCGCAGGTTGAGGTAGCGCGTGCCCAGGGCCGGCACCGGGAAGTCGAAGGCCTGGTCGTCCACCTTGAGGCCCGCCGTGGCGCTCTGGTTCTCGTCCACGGTGATGGAGCCGCGGGTGTCCTCGCCGCTGGTGACGTAGACGTCGCGCACCTCCAGCAGCACGCCATCCAGCGCCTCGGCGCGAGCCCCGCCGGTGCGAATCTCCTCGGTGCGGACCACCACGGGGTCCGGCAGCGCGTTGCCCGAGCTGAGCTTCGTGACAGTCACGTTCGTCAGCTCCAGCACTCCGAAGTAGAGCGCCAGGTTCGCCTGGGTGATGTCCAGCCGGTCTCCCACGGCGATTTCCGCCTTGGGCCCGAAGACGTAGATGGCGGAGCGCTCCACGCCCTTGTCCGCCGGGGGCGGGAAGGTCTGGACGAAGTAGCCGCTGGTGCCGGTGGCATTCACCGCGGTGACGATGACGTTGGTCAGCGCCACCTTGTTGTTGAGCAGCGGAACGGCGCCATTCACCGCCGTCTTCAGCTCGTAGATGGTGGTGGGGCACGGGGCGCCGTCGGGGTTCGCCACGAGGCACGCGTCGCACGCGTTGCCCTGGCCGTCACCGTCCGTGTCCATCTGGTCCGGGTTGGCCAGGTAGGGGCAGTTGTCGCCCGGCGTCAGGATGCCGTCGAGGTCCGGGTCCGTGGGGTCCGCCTTGGCGCAGGTGCCATTGGCCTCCGTGGGGCAGCCGTCGCACGCGTCGCCCTTGCCGTCACCGTCCGCGTCCGCCTGGTTCGCGTTGGGCAGGAAGGGGCAGTTGTCCTTCCACGTGGGCACGCCGTCGCCGTCGCCGTCCGCGGGGTTCTTCACGGCGCACGAGGTGGAGTTGGCGTCCAGCGGGCACGGGTCGCACGCATCACCCACGCGGTCCCCGTCCGAGTCCGCCTGCGCGCCGTTGTCCATGGGGCGCACCGGGTTGAAGATGGTGGGGCAGTTGTCCGCGCTGTCGGCGACGCCGTCGCCGTCCTTGTCCTCCGCCTTCACCTCGCTGGTGTAGAGCGAGGAGCCGTTGCGCGAGGCCAGCCACCGCTCGTCCGTGGAGGCGCGGCGGGGCGAGCACACCGGCTCGTTGTCCGGCGTGCCGCAGGCGAACAGCGGGTACGCGTTGCTGTTGGCCGCCCGCAGGGCCGCCAGATTCTTGCCCACCTCCGACTGGAGGCACACCGCCTTGGCGGCGCCGCAGACGTCCAGCGTGTCGCAGGTGTCCGTGCCCTTCAGCGCGTCCACCAGGGCGCCGTCACCGTAGAGCGCCTTGCCGCCGCGCATGGTGAGGGCGACGTCCTCGGGGTTGGCCGCCACCACCGCGCGGTGCGGCGAGTCCTTGAAGGTGCGCAGCCGGAAGATGGCCAGGTCCGCCACCTTGCCCGGGGCGATGCGGCCCACCTTCTCGAAGATGTCCGTCGCGTCCGCGGGGTTGGCCGTCACCATGCGCCACAGCTGCTCGTCGGACAGCGTGTTCGCGTAGTAGGTGCTGTTGAGGTAGTCCGCGCACTTCAGCTCGCGCAGCAGGTTCATGGAGCCGGACTGGAGCCAGTCGGTGCCCAGGGAGATGCTCACGCCCAGGTGCTTGTAGGCCGGCACCATGGCGGTGTCGCCGTACAGCGCGATGTTGGAGCGCGGCGACCAGATGAGGCCGGTGCCCCGCGCCGCCATGCTGGCCATGTCCTTCGCCGTCAGGCCGATGCCGTGGATGACGGAGGTGCGCCCGAAGAGCACGTCGGAGTTGCCGGACGACAGGCAGCGGAACTCATTGGCGGACCGCGCGTCGATGCCCTCCGCGATGTGCGGCAGGTAGGCGGCCACCTTCGGCAGCCCCGAGGACGACGGCAGCGCCGGGTAGCCGCAGCCCGTGGACAGCGTCTCACCGCCGTTGTCCTGCAGCGGGAAGGTGTCCGAGTTCGCGTAGCCCTCGTTGAGCCCCTCCTGGCGGGCCACGGTGCTGACGTCCACGTTGCGCAGCAGGCCCGGCGCACTGCCCGCGCCCGCGATGCTGGTGGTGCCGGCCATCACCTGCCGCAACTCCTGGTAGCCGACGACGTCGAAGGCCGACTTGCTGCCGCCATTGCCCACGCGCGTGTGGCCGCCCAGGCCGGTGCGCCAGTCGTGGCGGTGCTCGTACCGCTCCTCCGTCCCCACGTACGGCTTGTCCGGGAAGGTGATGTGGTCATGCGGGTTGATGAGGCCCGGGGAGATGACGCCCCTCGGGCAGGACACCTGCGTGGCCTCGGCGGCGCCGCCAGCGGTGGAGCAGTCACACGCGGAGCACTGGATGATGCCCTTGTCGTCCACCAGCACCTGGCCGCCCAGCAGCGTCTCGCCGTCCTTCAGCACCACGCCCGTGAAGAGGCGCGCGCCGTTGCCGGCCTTCGTCACCTCGCAGGTGGCCCCGCTCGAAAGCTCGGGTGCATCCGCGGCGGCGCAGCGGCTCACCACGAACGAGCAGTCCGCCGCGCAGGCGTCACCGCCGGCGGTGTTGCCGTCGTCGCATACCTCCAGCCCCTCCACCTTGCCGTTGCCACAGACGGCGGCGGTCTGCGTCGGCGTCGGCGTGCAGTCCGACTGGCAGCCGTCACCGTTGGTGCGGTTGCCGTCGTCGCACTGCTCGCTGCCCTCCTTCACCCCGTTGCCGCAGACGGGCGCGGCGATGCCACAGCCGTCTCCCTCACAGGCGGGGTCGTCGGAACATCCGGCATTGAACAGTAGGACCGCGCCGAGCGCAGCCAGCAGGAGGCGTGGGGACATTCGCATTCGGTGGGTCTCCCGGCGGACGCCGCCAGCGAGAAGGTGGCAGGTCCTTGGCACGCTCGGAGCGTACCCCGTGAAACATTTCAGCGACACCTTACGTACTGAGTCCAGAGCCCCAGAGTCGCACATGCGCGTATGAATCGCGCAGTGCGTCACCAGCACACTCCGGGTGTCACAGCACCCAGAGTCCCACCCCTTATAGAGTTTCCACTCCATGGCCACGCCCACCCAGACGAGTCCCGTCTCGCGCTTTCTCGACAGCCATCTGCGCCGGGACGCGCAGGCGAGGGAGTTGTCCGTGGCCCGCTTCATGGCGGGCCTGTCCGGTGCCTCGGTGGTGGTGGCTGCGGCGCTGGGGCCGTCTTTGGGCTGGGGGCTGACGCAGGCGCTGATGGGGCTCTCGGCGGTGCTGTGCGCCTGGTACACGGTGCTGTGGCGGGTGCTGCGCTCCGGCGTGTTCCACCCCGCCGTGCCGTGGATCAACGTGGCGATTGAGGTGAGCATCCCCGCGGTGGTGCTGGCGTTCGACCTGCGCTACCAGGGGCCCATCTACGCGCTCACCGCGCCCACCCTCGTCATCTGGCCCACGCTGATTACGCTGGCCACGCTGCGCAGCAACCCGAAGCTGGCTCTCTCCGCCGGCATCCTCGTGGCCGCCGAGTACCTGGGCATCTACTTCCTCTTCGTGCGCCCGCTGTTGCCGGACGACGCGCTCATCACCCTCACCCCGCGCTTCATCGCCACGCGCGCCTTCTTCTTCGTCGCGGCGGGCGTCTTCACCGCCACCCTCGCGCGGCACTTCCTCCAGCTCACACGCGGCGCGCTGTCCGCCCTGCGCGAGCAGGAGGTCATGGGCAAGTACGTGCTGCACGAGCGCATCGGCGCGGGCGGCATGGCGGAGGTGTACCGCGCCACCTACTGCCCCGAGGGCGGCTTCCAGAAGGCGGTGGCCCTCAAGCGAATCCTGCCGGCCTTCACCGACAACGAGGAGTTCGTCACCCTCTTCCGCCACGAGGCGGAGCTGTGCTCCTCGCTCAACCACCCCAACATCGTCCAGGTGTTCGACCTGGGGCGCCACGGCGGCACGTACTTCCTGGCCATGGAGTTCGTGGACGGGCTGCCCCTGAGCAGCCTCACCCGGGCGCTGGGGCGCAAGCCGCTGCCGCTGGCGGCGGCGACATACGTCGCGGCGGAGCTGGCGTCCGCGCTGGACTACCTCCACCGGAAGACGGGGCCGGACGGGCAGCCGCTGCGCCTGGTGCACCGGGACGTCAACCCGCCCAACGTGCTGGTGTCCCGCTTCGGCGACGTGAAGCTGTCGGACTTCGGCATCGCCCGGGGCGCGGCGCGCGCGCAGCTCACCATGGCCGGCAGCGTGCGCGGCAAGCTGGGCTACATGGCGCCGGAGCAGGCCCTGGGCCGGCCCTTCGACGGGCGCGCGGACCTCTTCGCGCTGGGCCTGACGCTGTACGAGGTGCTCACCGGCCGGCGTGCGCTGCAAGCGCCCACGGACGAGCTGCTCCTGCGCGCGGCGGTGGACCAACAGCTGGCGCCACCGTCGCATATCAACCCGGAGATACCCGCCGCGCTGGACGCAGTGGTGATGCGCCTGTTGGAGAAGGACCCGGCGCGCCGCACGGCCACGGGCGCGGAGCTGCGCGCGCAGCTGCTGGCCCTGGAGGGCGCGGCC comes from Pyxidicoccus parkwaysis and encodes:
- a CDS encoding lamin tail domain-containing protein; its protein translation is MRMSPRLLLAALGAVLLFNAGCSDDPACEGDGCGIAAPVCGNGVKEGSEQCDDGNRTNGDGCQSDCTPTPTQTAAVCGNGKVEGLEVCDDGNTAGGDACAADCSFVVSRCAAADAPELSSGATCEVTKAGNGARLFTGVVLKDGETLLGGQVLVDDKGIIQCSACDCSTAGGAAEATQVSCPRGVISPGLINPHDHITFPDKPYVGTEERYEHRHDWRTGLGGHTRVGNGGSKSAFDVVGYQELRQVMAGTTSIAGAGSAPGLLRNVDVSTVARQEGLNEGYANSDTFPLQDNGGETLSTGCGYPALPSSSGLPKVAAYLPHIAEGIDARSANEFRCLSSGNSDVLFGRTSVIHGIGLTAKDMASMAARGTGLIWSPRSNIALYGDTAMVPAYKHLGVSISLGTDWLQSGSMNLLRELKCADYLNSTYYANTLSDEQLWRMVTANPADATDIFEKVGRIAPGKVADLAIFRLRTFKDSPHRAVVAANPEDVALTMRGGKALYGDGALVDALKGTDTCDTLDVCGAAKAVCLQSEVGKNLAALRAANSNAYPLFACGTPDNEPVCSPRRASTDERWLASRNGSSLYTSEVKAEDKDGDGVADSADNCPTIFNPVRPMDNGAQADSDGDRVGDACDPCPLDANSTSCAVKNPADGDGDGVPTWKDNCPFLPNANQADADGDGKGDACDGCPTEANGTCAKADPTDPDLDGILTPGDNCPYLANPDQMDTDGDGQGNACDACLVANPDGAPCPTTIYELKTAVNGAVPLLNNKVALTNVIVTAVNATGTSGYFVQTFPPPADKGVERSAIYVFGPKAEIAVGDRLDITQANLALYFGVLELTNVTVTKLSSGNALPDPVVVRTEEIRTGGARAEALDGVLLEVRDVYVTSGEDTRGSITVDENQSATAGLKVDDQAFDFPVPALGTRYLNLRGVLTFSFAEYRLLPRGASDMRVPLPPLPALTSLTGGGFIRVGSSTGNTFPTALTVTMASAYPEAVTVAVTSDNASALGVVNDSVVIPAGQTTATVKLNPLAQAAAVTLTATLGDSSVQHTVRVLGQNEQPNVSRINPATTTMVPGGTVTLTVELDRPAPANTTVALSLDPATGFGSVVPANATLAVPADATSASFTFTADEGATGTTGAVTATLGSSSASTTVTLDQDAPRLVSLVPSSGVTVPAGGTQEFRVTLDRAPTADVSVTLAATPGANVTRFGAVPATVTVAANTTEATFTFTADAQGEGVGTVSASLSGINRSTPVTVTPPPPKLSVVSPATVTVYFGSTQDFTVALDRKAPAGGITVNVALVPAEGLGTLAASSVTIAEGQTSATVQFTPGTAAATGRLDATYEGVTKSANITVSERPVIGHVVISEISARGPTSSPTTNTDEYVELYNPTAADVDLTGWKLQYKSATGTTNYSGNFDFPDGTRIKAHGYLLIANAGYTGSVAKDLTHTIDMSASTTSTGGGHVRIGPNLDSKNLNDPNTVDKVGWGAANQPEGTAAPAHPAAGGSLERKARASSTATSMGAGGADETAGNGWDDNDNSKDIIQRAVRDPQNSASPTEAP
- a CDS encoding serine/threonine-protein kinase; this encodes MATPTQTSPVSRFLDSHLRRDAQARELSVARFMAGLSGASVVVAAALGPSLGWGLTQALMGLSAVLCAWYTVLWRVLRSGVFHPAVPWINVAIEVSIPAVVLAFDLRYQGPIYALTAPTLVIWPTLITLATLRSNPKLALSAGILVAAEYLGIYFLFVRPLLPDDALITLTPRFIATRAFFFVAAGVFTATLARHFLQLTRGALSALREQEVMGKYVLHERIGAGGMAEVYRATYCPEGGFQKAVALKRILPAFTDNEEFVTLFRHEAELCSSLNHPNIVQVFDLGRHGGTYFLAMEFVDGLPLSSLTRALGRKPLPLAAATYVAAELASALDYLHRKTGPDGQPLRLVHRDVNPPNVLVSRFGDVKLSDFGIARGAARAQLTMAGSVRGKLGYMAPEQALGRPFDGRADLFALGLTLYEVLTGRRALQAPTDELLLRAAVDQQLAPPSHINPEIPAALDAVVMRLLEKDPARRTATGAELRAQLLALEGAAAPFPRGQALMAQAARDALEQARRAVVQQQAEDDVRTSQRLTMRA